A genomic segment from Amygdalobacter nucleatus encodes:
- a CDS encoding branched-chain amino acid ABC transporter permease codes for MFFQQVVNGIFIGVTYALVTIGFNMVYGVLKLTNFAHSSFYMLAAYFAQFIAAKFMLQSGVSWWLVLVISVGLTATLGASMDILALRPIRKKKGAGITALISTIGVQTMLNNGVLLVFGTVPLVMNDPFNLGYITVGGAVIQNIQILIAVLAICLLAVLSFIVYKTSFGTAMRAVSQNPTAASLMGINVPRIISETFFVGIAAAAFAGVLMATYYQRVDSLMGASVGLKCFAAAVLGGIGSVPGAALGGLLIGLAETIFAGYVSSGYRDMVAFVVLITVLLLRPQGLLGKKEIKKV; via the coding sequence GTGTTTTTTCAGCAAGTAGTAAATGGAATTTTTATTGGAGTTACCTACGCCCTTGTTACAATAGGATTTAACATGGTGTATGGTGTTTTGAAGTTGACTAACTTTGCGCATTCATCGTTTTATATGCTGGCAGCTTATTTTGCTCAGTTTATAGCAGCGAAATTTATGCTGCAGAGTGGCGTTAGCTGGTGGTTAGTTCTCGTTATCAGCGTAGGATTGACTGCTACTTTGGGCGCTAGCATGGATATATTGGCATTGCGACCAATCAGAAAGAAAAAAGGTGCTGGTATTACAGCGCTTATTAGTACAATTGGCGTACAAACAATGCTTAACAATGGCGTGCTCTTAGTTTTCGGAACAGTGCCACTTGTAATGAATGATCCGTTCAATTTAGGATACATTACTGTGGGTGGTGCCGTAATTCAGAATATACAAATTTTGATTGCTGTATTAGCTATATGCTTGCTGGCGGTGCTTTCGTTCATCGTGTACAAAACAAGTTTTGGTACAGCGATGCGAGCTGTTTCACAAAATCCGACTGCTGCTAGTCTCATGGGCATTAACGTACCACGTATAATTTCTGAAACGTTCTTCGTAGGTATTGCTGCAGCTGCTTTTGCGGGTGTTTTGATGGCTACATACTATCAGAGAGTTGACTCGTTGATGGGCGCTTCTGTTGGCTTGAAATGTTTCGCTGCTGCTGTTTTAGGCGGTATTGGTTCAGTACCTGGTGCTGCTTTGGGTGGCCTCTTGATTGGCTTAGCTGAAACAATTTTTGCTGGCTATGTTAGCTCGGGTTATCGAGATATGGTTGCCTTCGTCGTTCTGATTACAGTTCTTCTATTGCGACCACAAGGCTTGCTTGGTAAGAAAGAGATAAAGAAAGTGTGA
- a CDS encoding ribokinase, whose amino-acid sequence MQILNIGSLNLDNVYRVSSFAKPGETVSAKNFSISFGGKGLNQSVALAKAGAKVKHLGVIGYDGNDLKVALEEAQVDVSLIRKVDIANGNAVIQVDDAGQNCIIVNAGSNDCLTEEQIDAGLRQMQVGDMVLLQNETNKLAYALERAKQYGLKVVLNPSPINEALLAVDLQTVDLFVLNEIEAEFLTSMSNVKPEILLNSLHEKYPQSDFLLTLGERGSVYFSNGKILEQHPYEVKAVDTTAAGDTFTGYFLASIANEKDVKTAMNIASAAAAIAVSKHGAQSSIPTLNKVEKFISEFENDKLLDD is encoded by the coding sequence GTGCAAATACTTAATATTGGCTCGTTGAATTTAGATAATGTGTATCGAGTTAGTAGTTTTGCTAAACCCGGTGAAACAGTTAGTGCCAAGAATTTTTCAATTTCGTTCGGTGGTAAAGGACTTAATCAATCCGTTGCATTAGCTAAGGCTGGAGCTAAGGTTAAGCATTTAGGCGTTATTGGATACGATGGTAACGACTTAAAGGTGGCACTTGAGGAAGCACAAGTTGATGTAAGCCTCATTCGCAAAGTCGATATCGCAAATGGAAATGCCGTTATTCAAGTGGATGATGCTGGCCAGAATTGCATTATTGTTAATGCGGGTAGCAATGATTGTTTAACAGAAGAACAGATTGATGCTGGCTTGAGACAAATGCAAGTAGGCGATATGGTACTTTTACAAAATGAAACCAATAAATTAGCTTATGCATTGGAAAGAGCAAAGCAGTACGGATTGAAGGTTGTTTTAAATCCATCACCAATTAATGAAGCACTTTTAGCAGTTGATTTACAGACAGTTGATTTGTTTGTACTCAATGAAATAGAGGCAGAATTTTTGACTTCTATGTCTAATGTTAAGCCGGAAATTTTGTTGAATAGTTTACATGAAAAATATCCACAAAGTGATTTTTTACTGACACTGGGCGAACGAGGCTCAGTATATTTTTCTAACGGCAAAATTCTTGAACAACATCCATATGAAGTGAAGGCTGTTGATACGACGGCAGCCGGTGATACGTTTACTGGCTATTTTCTTGCTTCGATTGCTAACGAAAAAGATGTAAAAACGGCGATGAATATAGCTAGTGCGGCAGCTGCAATAGCTGTAAGTAAACACGGCGCACAAAGCTCTATTCCTACCTTGAATAAGGTAGAGAAATTTATCAGTGAGTTTGAAAATGACAAATTGCTAGATGACTAA
- a CDS encoding LacI family DNA-binding transcriptional regulator, whose amino-acid sequence MTVTLRKIAEALNLSTATVSKVLSKNDHDISDQTRQRVLEKAHELNYSVNVIAQSMRTNQTKSIGLILPDIKNYFFTDIATSIENELINRGYLPYYCNTYESFEREVLQIKYLLSKRVDGIIIAGTNMRNINRESQIHFNCPIIAIDRQLNYEGISSMIASDNLGGAFQAVDYLCKSGHRNIMYISGPASTNTTKERKRGYLKALAKYGIAARPYYIRHGDYTAEYGYHTVMYQSIPKEVTAILCGNDLIAIGVIKALSEREIRVPDDVSIIGYDDTEIASLFSPTLTTVRQPSSWIGQFAVAAFFNCVNNVAVEPNIVLNQELIVRKSTRALN is encoded by the coding sequence ATGACCGTGACATTAAGAAAAATAGCCGAGGCTCTTAATTTGTCCACAGCGACAGTTAGTAAAGTCTTAAGCAAAAATGATCATGATATTTCGGATCAAACGAGGCAACGTGTTTTAGAAAAAGCGCATGAACTAAATTATTCTGTCAATGTGATTGCTCAGTCAATGCGGACCAATCAGACTAAGTCGATCGGTCTTATTCTGCCAGACATAAAAAACTATTTTTTTACAGATATTGCAACTTCAATTGAAAATGAACTAATTAATCGTGGGTATTTACCGTATTATTGCAATACTTATGAAAGTTTTGAACGTGAAGTCTTACAAATTAAATATCTCTTATCCAAACGAGTAGATGGTATCATTATTGCTGGTACTAATATGCGCAATATTAATCGTGAAAGCCAAATACATTTTAATTGTCCTATCATTGCCATCGATCGTCAGCTGAATTATGAAGGTATTTCTTCTATGATTGCATCGGACAATTTGGGTGGGGCTTTTCAGGCTGTTGATTATTTGTGCAAGAGTGGACATAGAAATATTATGTATATTTCAGGACCAGCAAGCACCAATACAACTAAGGAACGTAAAAGAGGCTATCTTAAAGCACTTGCCAAATACGGTATAGCTGCTAGACCATATTATATACGCCATGGCGATTATACAGCAGAATATGGATATCACACGGTAATGTATCAAAGTATACCCAAAGAGGTAACGGCAATACTTTGCGGTAACGATTTAATTGCAATAGGTGTGATAAAAGCTCTTTCTGAACGAGAAATTAGAGTACCTGACGATGTTAGTATAATAGGCTATGATGATACGGAAATTGCGTCACTATTTTCACCTACGCTAACAACTGTACGTCAACCAAGTTCGTGGATAGGCCAATTTGCAGTGGCAGCATTTTTCAATTGCGTAAATAATGTAGCTGTAGAGCCTAATATCGTGTTGAATCAAGAGCTTATCGTGAGAAAATCGACAAGAGCACTTAATTAG
- a CDS encoding Wadjet anti-phage system protein JetD domain-containing protein: protein MYKHMGDLAVCGYLILENLKAKTKIPFQAEQMDLTTLKHFYDAGLCKPLTVSYRRIIKQNKKSLRAYSDVLDLMLKYNCKEEQESLKVLEIFAKEN, encoded by the coding sequence GTGTATAAGCATATGGGCGACTTGGCTGTATGTGGTTATTTAATTTTAGAAAACCTTAAAGCAAAGACAAAAATTCCTTTTCAGGCAGAACAGATGGATCTTACTACGCTAAAGCACTTTTACGATGCGGGACTTTGCAAGCCACTAACGGTGAGTTACAGGCGGATTATTAAGCAAAATAAGAAAAGCTTGAGAGCCTATTCTGATGTACTCGATTTAATGCTTAAGTACAATTGCAAGGAGGAGCAGGAATCACTGAAGGTTTTGGAAATTTTTGCTAAGGAGAATTAG
- a CDS encoding SbcC/MukB-like Walker B domain-containing protein, whose protein sequence is MAGVNRYQQEYLSLQHIELERHRENLQAAQKLCKERFRKDVLFRMKDDIQNAIQQFRQINRVMENLEYGEESYRFSIAKSKDKELALFYDIIMDKNKQQIEHENNLMAFLAESNKQEVFESKIEDFMSRIMLDVAERAQANLSGRKTDAKAFGSYVDYRTYLDYDIIVKNAVTKMEAALSKVSGEGSVGENQAPFYVAICASLLQIYEQNQDDSIRLILLDEAFNNMTSDRIEPMMHMLKSLQMKVVLLASTEKASTIIPYCDITYSIVKSGNRNAIGVFERV, encoded by the coding sequence TTGGCGGGCGTTAATAGGTATCAACAGGAATATCTATCACTCCAACATATTGAACTGGAACGCCATAGAGAGAATTTACAAGCGGCACAAAAGTTGTGCAAAGAACGTTTCCGCAAAGATGTTTTATTCCGCATGAAAGATGATATTCAAAACGCTATACAACAATTTCGCCAGATAAATCGAGTTATGGAAAATCTGGAATATGGAGAGGAAAGCTATCGCTTCTCAATTGCGAAGAGCAAAGACAAAGAACTTGCACTTTTTTATGACATTATTATGGACAAGAACAAACAGCAGATTGAACATGAGAATAATCTCATGGCCTTTTTGGCTGAAAGCAACAAGCAAGAGGTCTTTGAAAGCAAAATAGAGGACTTTATGAGTCGTATTATGCTTGACGTGGCAGAACGAGCGCAAGCGAATTTGAGCGGCAGAAAGACAGATGCTAAGGCCTTTGGCAGCTATGTCGACTACCGGACATATTTAGATTACGACATCATAGTTAAGAATGCAGTTACCAAAATGGAAGCAGCACTTTCAAAGGTGAGCGGCGAAGGTAGCGTTGGCGAAAATCAAGCTCCGTTCTATGTAGCAATTTGTGCCTCGCTTTTGCAGATATATGAGCAAAATCAAGACGATTCAATCAGGTTGATTTTGTTAGATGAAGCTTTCAACAATATGACAAGCGATCGTATAGAGCCAATGATGCACATGCTAAAAAGTTTGCAGATGAAAGTGGTTTTGCTTGCCTCCACAGAGAAGGCAAGTACGATAATCCCTTATTGTGACATCACTTATTCCATCGTCAAATCGGGTAATCGTAACGCAATAGGCGTTTTTGAGAGAGTGTGA
- a CDS encoding DUF4143 domain-containing protein — translation MFFAVEHYDIKGKELLRTLEKHYIVDIGLRNLLLGYRDADRGHILENIVFLELLRRGYHVYIGKIGNLEVDFLAEKVDEKIYIQVTESLQSEQTRQRELRPLQQITDNYEKIVLSLDHDFIKSENGIKLLNLFDWLLE, via the coding sequence GTGTTTTTTGCTGTTGAACATTACGATATCAAAGGCAAGGAATTGTTAAGAACTTTAGAGAAACATTATATTGTCGATATTGGCTTGCGTAATTTACTGTTAGGTTATCGTGATGCAGATAGGGGTCACATTCTTGAAAATATTGTTTTTTTAGAATTGCTGAGACGTGGATATCATGTGTACATAGGTAAAATTGGCAATTTAGAAGTGGATTTTTTAGCCGAAAAAGTAGATGAAAAAATTTATATACAAGTTACGGAGAGTTTGCAATCAGAGCAAACTAGGCAACGAGAATTAAGGCCTTTGCAGCAAATAACAGACAACTATGAGAAAATTGTTTTGTCGTTGGATCATGATTTTATTAAGTCAGAAAATGGGATTAAGTTGCTTAATTTGTTTGACTGGTTGTTAGAATAG
- the glnA gene encoding type I glutamate--ammonia ligase yields the protein MSKQVTVEDIRKSVKEHNVCFLRLAFTDINGKLKNVELPTSQLDKVLENEIRFDGSSIDSFVRIEESDMILYPDLSTWLVLPWSDGASGNIGRLICSVHKVDGTPFTGDPRNNLKRILEKMKSMGYTAFDVGFEAEFHLFKLADNGTWTTNVCDRAGYFDMTDSDDGAKCRREIVETLESLDFEVEAAHHEAGHGQQEIDFKFDDALTTADRVQTFKMVVRTVAKKHGLCATFMAKPLEGEPGNGMHTNMSLFKGEQNVFYDPNGQYGLSKTALYFLNGILQHARAITAIGNPTVNSYKRLIPGFEAPVYISWATKNRSPLVRIPSAGPLTTRLELRSADPTANPYLLLAATLQAGLQGIEDERLPMEPIMSNVFEMTESERQARGIKPLPSTLHNAVKAFKQDELIQSALGEHLTRSFIDSKELEWAKYTQSVSEWELQHYIDY from the coding sequence ATGAGTAAGCAAGTAACAGTAGAAGACATTCGTAAGAGCGTTAAGGAGCATAATGTTTGCTTTTTACGCTTAGCCTTTACCGATATTAATGGCAAATTAAAGAACGTAGAATTACCAACCAGCCAGCTAGACAAAGTTTTAGAGAATGAGATTCGCTTTGATGGTTCATCAATTGATAGCTTTGTGCGCATTGAAGAAAGCGATATGATTCTTTATCCCGATTTATCAACCTGGTTAGTTTTGCCTTGGAGTGATGGCGCATCAGGCAACATTGGTCGCTTAATTTGTAGCGTGCACAAAGTGGACGGAACACCATTTACAGGTGATCCACGTAATAACTTAAAGCGCATCTTGGAAAAGATGAAGTCGATGGGTTACACAGCTTTTGATGTGGGCTTTGAGGCTGAATTTCACTTATTCAAGTTAGCAGATAATGGCACATGGACAACTAATGTGTGTGACCGTGCAGGCTATTTTGATATGACAGATAGCGATGATGGAGCTAAGTGCCGTCGCGAAATAGTGGAAACTTTGGAGAGCTTGGACTTTGAAGTAGAGGCAGCGCACCATGAAGCTGGTCATGGACAGCAAGAGATTGATTTCAAATTTGATGATGCTTTAACCACCGCTGACCGTGTGCAAACTTTCAAGATGGTTGTTAGAACCGTGGCCAAAAAGCACGGACTTTGCGCAACGTTCATGGCCAAACCTTTGGAAGGTGAACCTGGTAACGGTATGCATACGAACATGTCTTTATTTAAGGGCGAACAAAATGTCTTTTATGATCCAAATGGCCAATACGGCTTATCCAAAACCGCCCTTTATTTCTTGAACGGTATTTTGCAACACGCACGTGCTATCACCGCCATTGGTAATCCTACAGTTAATTCGTATAAGCGCTTGATTCCTGGCTTCGAGGCCCCTGTTTACATCTCCTGGGCAACCAAAAATCGCTCTCCGCTTGTGCGTATCCCATCTGCAGGTCCTTTGACAACCCGTTTGGAGTTAAGATCAGCCGATCCAACAGCTAACCCTTATCTTTTGCTAGCTGCTACTTTACAAGCTGGCTTACAAGGCATCGAGGATGAAAGGTTGCCGATGGAACCAATTATGAGCAATGTATTTGAAATGACTGAGAGCGAACGACAGGCACGTGGTATTAAGCCGTTACCATCCACTTTGCATAATGCCGTGAAAGCTTTTAAACAAGATGAATTAATTCAGTCAGCTTTAGGCGAGCATCTTACACGTAGCTTTATCGACTCCAAAGAGTTAGAGTGGGCAAAGTATACACAGAGTGTGTCAGAGTGGGAGTTACAGCACTATATTGATTATTAG
- a CDS encoding DeoR family transcriptional regulator, with amino-acid sequence MVDFISKDSNITTAELSNLLLVSISTMERDLKALTDAKIIKYVGSSKDGYWQVIKG; translated from the coding sequence ATAGTAGATTTCATCAGCAAAGATTCAAATATAACAACCGCTGAATTGTCTAATCTGTTACTTGTATCTATAAGTACAATGGAAAGAGACTTAAAAGCCTTGACAGATGCCAAAATCATAAAGTACGTTGGGAGTTCTAAAGACGGATATTGGCAAGTGATTAAGGGATGA
- a CDS encoding GntP family permease: MDNSVVFSTFGAIVGLVVAIVLIIKNYHATYSLIIGALVGGLIGGGSLVLTVAAMINGSATMMSAVLRIMASGILAGCLVKTGAAIKIADTIVEKLGGKNAMLAIAISTMIICTVGVFIDIAVITTAPVALAVAKKAHLSKSAVLLAMIGGGKAGNIISPNPNTIATSEAFGLNLNSLMAVNIVPAICALIAVAFLSNSLNKNKFRDYVTENDLEAGNEQKLPSFLQAILGPVVVIVLLALRPLFNIVIDPLIALPAGGIVCLLVTNEMKHVAEYSEYGFSKVIGVCALLIGTGTLAGIISHSNLQTDMITLIGLLHLPPFVLAPVSGILMGAATASTTAGSTIAGRTFAKALTAANVTSLNAAAMLHAGATVLDQLPHGSFFHATGGSVKMSIKQRLKLIPYEALVGLVSTIVATLIYLI, from the coding sequence ATGGATAACTCTGTTGTCTTTAGCACATTCGGGGCGATTGTTGGCTTAGTCGTAGCGATAGTTTTGATTATCAAAAATTATCATGCAACTTACTCGCTGATAATTGGTGCATTGGTAGGTGGCTTAATTGGCGGAGGTAGCTTGGTGTTAACAGTAGCTGCCATGATTAACGGCTCAGCAACAATGATGAGTGCAGTATTACGAATCATGGCTAGTGGTATATTAGCTGGGTGCTTAGTCAAGACAGGTGCTGCAATTAAGATTGCTGATACGATAGTCGAAAAATTAGGCGGTAAAAATGCAATGTTGGCTATTGCTATATCGACCATGATTATTTGTACAGTTGGCGTCTTTATTGATATAGCAGTTATTACAACAGCTCCAGTTGCTTTAGCTGTAGCTAAGAAAGCCCATTTAAGTAAATCGGCAGTGTTATTAGCTATGATTGGTGGCGGCAAGGCTGGTAATATCATAAGTCCTAACCCTAATACGATTGCTACAAGTGAGGCGTTTGGCCTTAACTTAAATAGTTTGATGGCCGTGAATATTGTTCCAGCCATTTGCGCTTTAATTGCTGTTGCATTTTTGAGTAATTCTCTTAATAAGAATAAATTCCGTGACTATGTTACAGAAAATGACTTGGAAGCAGGAAATGAACAGAAATTGCCTTCATTCTTACAAGCTATTTTAGGTCCAGTTGTTGTTATTGTTTTGTTGGCTTTAAGACCATTATTCAACATTGTGATTGATCCTCTGATTGCTTTGCCAGCTGGCGGTATTGTATGCCTGTTGGTCACAAATGAGATGAAACATGTAGCAGAGTACTCTGAATATGGATTTAGTAAGGTAATTGGTGTTTGTGCTTTATTAATTGGTACAGGTACATTAGCTGGAATCATTTCTCACTCTAATTTACAAACTGATATGATCACTTTGATTGGATTGTTACATTTGCCTCCTTTCGTTTTAGCTCCTGTTTCAGGTATTTTGATGGGTGCTGCTACAGCTTCAACGACAGCTGGTTCAACAATTGCTGGCCGAACATTTGCTAAAGCCTTGACAGCTGCTAATGTAACGAGCTTAAATGCTGCAGCTATGTTACATGCTGGTGCTACGGTGCTTGATCAATTACCACATGGATCTTTCTTTCATGCTACAGGCGGTTCTGTAAAGATGTCAATTAAGCAACGCTTAAAGTTGATTCCTTATGAAGCTTTAGTTGGTCTTGTTTCAACAATTGTTGCTACGTTGATTTATTTAATTTAG
- a CDS encoding glycerate kinase family protein has product MNTLILMDSFKGSISSHTAGCTVREAILKINPTDQVTVLPVADGGEGTVSAFHSFPNHQSIKVQVNNPLFEPVEATYVISTEDNCAIMEMSQASGLTLIQNRLAPLQASTYGVGEMIIDALDRGVRHFIMGIGGSATNDGGVGMLQALGYRFLDANKYEIMPGNAGLSMIAEIDLSQADKRLKECQFDIACDVDNPLNGERGSAAVFSPQKGASAADVKAIEANLLHYHQMTKTVIKQADNLYPGAGAAGGLGYAFKTYLEANLQSGIELILRLIHAEDYMKEADLVITGEGKLDFQTAMGKTPIGVAKLAKKYGKKVIAFAGVVDNEAIAVNAKGIDAFFPILDQIRPLEEALSEENTKANLRRTVSQVINLINLWR; this is encoded by the coding sequence ATGAACACATTAATCTTGATGGACTCCTTTAAAGGCAGTATCTCTTCTCACACTGCTGGATGTACAGTCAGAGAAGCAATCCTGAAAATTAATCCTACTGACCAAGTGACAGTTTTACCTGTTGCTGATGGTGGAGAGGGTACAGTTTCAGCTTTCCATTCTTTCCCAAATCATCAGAGTATTAAAGTACAGGTAAATAATCCTCTCTTTGAACCTGTGGAAGCTACATATGTAATTTCAACTGAAGACAATTGCGCCATCATGGAAATGAGTCAAGCAAGCGGTTTAACCTTAATTCAAAATCGATTAGCTCCATTGCAAGCAAGTACATATGGCGTTGGCGAAATGATTATAGATGCACTTGATAGAGGCGTTCGGCACTTCATCATGGGTATCGGTGGCTCAGCTACGAACGATGGCGGTGTTGGCATGCTACAAGCTTTGGGCTATCGTTTTTTAGATGCTAATAAGTACGAGATTATGCCGGGCAATGCTGGACTTTCTATGATAGCTGAGATTGATTTAAGTCAAGCAGATAAGCGCTTAAAAGAGTGCCAGTTTGATATAGCTTGTGATGTTGATAATCCTCTAAATGGTGAACGAGGCTCCGCAGCTGTTTTTTCACCACAAAAAGGTGCAAGTGCAGCTGATGTTAAAGCGATAGAAGCTAATTTGCTGCATTATCATCAAATGACCAAAACTGTAATTAAGCAGGCTGATAACCTGTATCCTGGCGCAGGTGCAGCAGGTGGCTTAGGTTATGCTTTCAAGACATATCTTGAAGCTAACTTACAGTCAGGTATTGAACTTATTTTGCGTCTGATTCATGCAGAAGATTATATGAAAGAAGCTGATTTAGTTATCACGGGTGAAGGCAAGCTAGATTTCCAGACAGCTATGGGAAAAACGCCAATTGGGGTAGCTAAATTAGCCAAAAAATACGGCAAAAAGGTGATAGCGTTTGCAGGTGTGGTTGACAATGAAGCGATAGCTGTTAATGCCAAAGGCATCGATGCCTTTTTCCCAATCTTAGATCAGATCCGTCCATTAGAAGAAGCTTTATCTGAAGAGAACACCAAAGCTAATTTGAGACGGACAGTTAGCCAAGTAATTAATTTAATTAATTTGTGGAGGTAG
- a CDS encoding CdaR family transcriptional regulator, whose protein sequence is MKINKRTAQLIVEELREVINEHINFINKDGTIIYSSDAARIATFHAAGLLSIRDNKVVKVYRDDEYTGAKKGINMPINFNGEVIASIGITGDTASVSKYGAIIQKMTEILLKETYNQKIDKQKRERIKSYLEDLIAGNEYELINNPLEDDNSKLEATKWKRIAKLAYADSHLKKASSTQAHATLPAAFEMNQVAYTKLICVGKNVDNVIDVELSDKIYRVLEKFFSNNCLYAVFFKEIIIYCYEAKSIKDFKVVLANCATEITRKTGYVFDFGISEEFYLLEQASSMYKQAQIALRWGHLANLQRHIFSYARFDIELLLSAVDKKTLNKYKQIILNNLLDKDDYAIYAKLIKAYVQCNGSLQACADKLFIHKNTVQYRLNKLAKLTGLNPQNTLDLIKLYLAFLINV, encoded by the coding sequence ATGAAAATAAATAAAAGAACAGCACAATTAATCGTTGAAGAACTACGTGAGGTCATCAACGAACATATTAACTTTATCAATAAAGACGGCACAATCATCTATTCAAGTGATGCTGCGCGTATTGCTACTTTTCACGCTGCAGGGCTTTTATCGATTCGTGATAATAAGGTTGTAAAAGTTTACCGTGATGATGAATATACTGGTGCAAAAAAAGGCATAAACATGCCGATAAATTTTAATGGTGAAGTAATCGCCTCAATAGGTATAACAGGCGATACAGCTTCCGTCAGCAAATACGGTGCAATCATCCAAAAGATGACAGAAATTTTGCTCAAGGAAACGTATAATCAAAAAATTGATAAACAAAAGCGCGAACGTATTAAGTCATATCTAGAAGATTTAATTGCTGGTAATGAATACGAACTTATAAATAATCCTCTAGAAGATGATAATTCTAAATTAGAAGCAACTAAATGGAAAAGAATCGCTAAGCTAGCTTACGCTGATAGCCATCTCAAAAAGGCAAGCTCTACACAAGCACATGCTACTCTTCCAGCAGCGTTTGAAATGAATCAAGTAGCTTATACTAAACTAATTTGTGTGGGTAAAAATGTTGATAATGTAATCGATGTCGAACTGAGCGATAAAATTTATCGCGTATTAGAAAAGTTTTTTTCTAATAATTGTCTCTATGCTGTTTTTTTCAAAGAAATCATTATCTACTGTTATGAAGCTAAGTCAATTAAAGATTTCAAGGTTGTATTGGCAAATTGTGCTACAGAAATCACACGTAAAACAGGGTACGTCTTCGATTTTGGAATAAGTGAAGAATTTTATCTACTAGAGCAGGCTAGTAGTATGTATAAGCAAGCACAAATTGCTCTCAGGTGGGGGCATTTAGCTAATTTGCAGCGGCACATTTTTAGTTATGCACGTTTTGACATTGAGCTACTTTTAAGCGCAGTGGATAAAAAGACTTTGAACAAATACAAGCAAATTATTCTGAATAATCTCCTCGACAAGGATGATTATGCCATTTATGCAAAGCTTATCAAAGCGTACGTTCAATGTAATGGTTCCCTACAAGCTTGCGCAGATAAGTTGTTCATTCACAAAAATACTGTTCAATATCGACTAAATAAACTAGCCAAATTAACAGGCCTTAATCCGCAAAATACGCTTGATTTAATTAAGTTGTACCTCGCATTTTTAATTAATGTGTGA
- a CDS encoding BRCT domain-containing protein, whose protein sequence is MSNSNSNYTKQLIDDYCVLDTETTGLSAYYDEIIEIGILKVRNNEIVDRYDKLIKPSTEVDGFITALTGITNDMLEGMPSIDSVKTDVLSFIGDDIILGHNTSFDMRFLNEGFKEQLSNQYMDTMQFARKLYPELKHHRLSDLTDYLGLHNNEHRALSDCVSTKELYDAVKASMAEKNLAIEDLWITGESHGGKGIDIKAIKPTEAVIDEDGFFYNRHVVFTGKLEKMLRKDAMQLVVNLGGILDNSVNKQTNYLILGDNDYNAILKGEKSSKHKKAEKLKLEGQDIEIIDERTFYDLLEI, encoded by the coding sequence ATGTCCAATTCAAACTCAAATTACACTAAGCAACTCATTGATGATTACTGTGTGCTAGATACCGAAACGACCGGCTTATCTGCGTATTACGATGAAATTATTGAGATAGGTATTTTAAAGGTCAGGAATAATGAAATAGTAGACCGTTATGATAAGTTGATTAAACCGAGTACAGAAGTAGATGGTTTTATTACAGCATTAACAGGAATAACTAATGACATGCTGGAAGGTATGCCATCTATAGACAGTGTTAAAACGGATGTACTCTCGTTCATAGGTGATGACATTATTCTTGGTCATAACACCTCTTTTGATATGCGTTTTTTGAATGAGGGTTTTAAGGAACAATTGTCTAATCAGTATATGGATACGATGCAATTTGCTCGTAAACTGTATCCTGAGTTGAAGCATCACAGACTCTCCGATTTAACTGACTACTTAGGCTTACATAATAACGAACATCGTGCTTTATCGGACTGCGTATCAACGAAAGAATTATATGATGCCGTAAAAGCTAGTATGGCGGAGAAGAATCTCGCTATTGAAGATTTATGGATCACCGGCGAAAGCCACGGCGGCAAAGGAATAGATATCAAAGCCATTAAGCCTACTGAAGCGGTCATTGATGAAGATGGATTTTTCTATAATCGACATGTTGTTTTCACCGGTAAGCTTGAGAAAATGCTTCGAAAAGATGCGATGCAGCTTGTAGTGAATCTCGGCGGTATCTTAGATAATAGCGTGAATAAGCAGACTAACTATCTGATCCTTGGTGACAATGACTACAATGCAATTCTTAAAGGTGAGAAGTCTTCAAAGCATAAGAAAGCAGAAAAGTTAAAACTTGAGGGTCAAGATATAGAAATTATTGATGAGCGGACTTTCTATGATTTGCTGGAAATATAG